From Deinococcus malanensis, the proteins below share one genomic window:
- a CDS encoding S8 family serine peptidase: IVNFAAGNSGPNNDTLNPYSASPCVISVGAGHAKNTMKATNPLVSKGMPGQLASFSSRGIKGDAFHRPDIVLPGVNIIAARATSGSIVEPYLGMDGTSPEPMYSSISGTSMATPHMSGVAALMLEVNPSLNMDGVLAAVASTASPMYGKDATGAVRQLEDWEVGAGYADAYAAVEKAASTAGTRTTVETSPLTSWTGTVGTAVDGTPIAAEHNHTVVVPTGASAVKIKTDWGNPAYDLDLYVYDGAGKLIASSAEAASISEEVVIPNPVAGTYRVQLKGFTNAQTAYTGTATVDRITPVQ, translated from the coding sequence TGATCGTTAACTTTGCTGCCGGCAACAGCGGCCCGAACAACGACACGCTCAATCCCTACAGCGCCAGCCCCTGTGTGATCAGCGTCGGTGCCGGCCACGCCAAGAACACGATGAAGGCCACGAATCCCCTGGTGAGTAAAGGGATGCCGGGTCAGCTGGCGAGCTTCTCGAGCCGCGGGATCAAGGGTGACGCGTTTCACCGCCCCGACATCGTCCTCCCTGGCGTGAACATCATTGCGGCCCGCGCCACCAGCGGCTCCATCGTGGAGCCCTACCTGGGCATGGACGGCACTTCTCCCGAGCCGATGTACTCCTCGATCTCCGGGACCAGCATGGCCACCCCGCACATGAGCGGCGTCGCGGCCCTGATGCTCGAAGTCAACCCCAGCCTCAACATGGACGGCGTCCTCGCTGCCGTCGCCAGCACCGCAAGTCCGATGTATGGAAAAGACGCTACGGGAGCGGTTCGCCAGCTGGAGGACTGGGAAGTAGGCGCGGGCTACGCTGATGCCTACGCTGCCGTCGAGAAAGCTGCCAGCACCGCCGGCACCCGCACCACCGTCGAGACCTCCCCGCTGACCAGCTGGACCGGCACGGTCGGGACGGCCGTGGACGGCACGCCCATCGCCGCCGAGCACAACCACACGGTCGTGGTGCCCACTGGTGCTTCCGCTGTCAAGATCAAGACCGACTGGGGCAACCCCGCCTACGACCTGGACCTGTACGTCTACGACGGTGCCGGCAAGCTGATTGCGTCAAGCGCAGAAGCGGCCAGCATCTCGGAAGAGGTCGTGATTCCGAATCCCGTTGCCGGCACCTACCGCGTGCAACTCAAGGGTTTCACGAATGCACAGACGGCGTACACTGGCACCGCCACCGTAGACCGGATCACCCCCGTTCAGTGA
- a CDS encoding protein kinase domain-containing protein — protein sequence MKQFVDGQGHTVHLGRELGRGGQGAVYEVAQRKDTVAKIYLSAPDRQAVRKLDALARASDPQLLSISAWPQTVLKDSSGHTHGFVMPLVNETEYHELHNLYRLASRRKHFPSADWRFLVHVARNVSRAFAVLHRHGHLMGDVSARNVMVSQQGIVRFIDTDSFQIKVGADTFPCPVGTAEFTPPELQGTRFGALIRTAEHDLFGLALLIFHLLFEGRHPYAGVHDNGSTPSPAEAIAADKFAFSLRHRHGVRPPPFSLTLSALHVDLQDLFERSFSPRHRGRPTAAEWEGTLAELFAQLATCIKNPSHKHDRRLACPWCALLPGNAQSATAKTGIPAAAKRLDVEGELNRIWLGVRSLPVPAAPGPVVLSARPSPLPLPALPALPEPQPVLRASATVWGALFLLMALYVGSQGGGWLTLVVLGGLSWFNFRKNTPAAVQARQAGQLAKFKAQQRATYQALLNQQREEFERQADEVRRELSRATDRQQGNSVLSRYKRALKSLEEGRAAVRAIDQEEQDQLLRVVKQHRQPVLDRHLAQHHLRPGDVPGVGPTLIAMLNKNGVYTAKDITPSVRWIKGVGPKRYQDLVQWRDTLEQFFQFNPALISPQEFDLVRSQLDKKRGTKLKALEAAVAQLKRDLPGWQVEEDAATRQVRALKQQLAQYEATIETIERGVPELN from the coding sequence ATGAAGCAGTTCGTGGATGGCCAGGGGCACACCGTCCACCTGGGCCGGGAACTCGGCCGGGGCGGTCAGGGCGCCGTCTACGAGGTGGCTCAGCGCAAGGACACGGTGGCCAAGATCTACCTGAGTGCGCCCGACCGTCAGGCCGTCCGGAAGCTGGACGCGCTCGCCCGGGCCAGTGACCCTCAACTGCTGAGCATCAGCGCCTGGCCCCAGACGGTCCTGAAAGACAGCTCCGGCCACACCCACGGCTTCGTGATGCCGCTCGTCAACGAGACGGAGTACCACGAACTGCACAACCTGTACCGCCTGGCCTCCCGCCGCAAGCACTTCCCGAGTGCCGACTGGCGGTTCCTGGTGCATGTCGCCCGCAATGTCTCCCGGGCGTTCGCGGTGCTGCACCGCCACGGTCACCTGATGGGAGACGTGAGTGCCCGCAACGTGATGGTCTCGCAGCAGGGCATCGTCCGGTTCATCGACACCGATTCATTCCAGATCAAGGTCGGGGCGGACACCTTCCCCTGTCCGGTCGGGACCGCGGAGTTCACGCCGCCGGAGCTGCAGGGCACCCGGTTCGGAGCCCTGATCCGGACGGCCGAACATGACCTGTTCGGGCTGGCGCTGCTGATTTTCCACCTCCTGTTCGAAGGGCGTCATCCCTACGCGGGGGTCCACGACAACGGGTCGACCCCCAGTCCGGCCGAAGCCATTGCGGCCGACAAGTTCGCCTTTTCCTTACGGCACCGGCACGGGGTCCGGCCCCCGCCCTTCAGCCTGACGCTCAGCGCCCTGCACGTGGACCTGCAGGACCTGTTCGAACGGTCCTTTTCGCCGCGCCACCGGGGCCGGCCTACCGCGGCCGAATGGGAAGGCACACTCGCGGAACTGTTCGCGCAGCTCGCCACCTGCATCAAGAATCCGTCCCACAAGCACGACCGGCGCCTGGCCTGTCCCTGGTGCGCTCTGCTGCCGGGAAATGCCCAGAGTGCCACGGCAAAAACAGGGATTCCGGCGGCTGCCAAGCGCCTGGATGTGGAGGGCGAGCTCAACCGCATCTGGCTCGGCGTCCGTTCACTGCCGGTGCCCGCCGCGCCGGGACCGGTGGTGCTGAGCGCCAGACCTTCACCGCTGCCTCTGCCGGCTTTACCGGCCCTGCCCGAGCCTCAGCCGGTCCTTCGCGCATCTGCCACCGTATGGGGTGCCCTGTTCCTCCTGATGGCGCTGTATGTGGGGAGCCAGGGGGGAGGGTGGCTGACCCTGGTGGTGCTCGGTGGCCTGAGCTGGTTCAACTTCAGGAAGAACACGCCAGCCGCCGTGCAGGCCCGGCAGGCTGGTCAACTCGCGAAGTTCAAGGCCCAGCAGAGAGCCACCTATCAGGCGCTCCTAAACCAGCAGCGCGAGGAGTTTGAGCGGCAGGCGGACGAGGTCCGCCGCGAGCTCAGCCGGGCCACCGACCGGCAGCAAGGGAACAGCGTCCTGTCACGGTACAAGCGGGCCCTCAAAAGTCTGGAAGAGGGGAGGGCCGCGGTCCGGGCCATCGATCAGGAGGAGCAGGACCAGTTGTTACGGGTGGTCAAGCAGCACCGGCAACCGGTGCTGGACCGGCACCTGGCTCAGCACCACCTTCGTCCGGGCGACGTTCCCGGGGTCGGTCCTACCTTGATCGCGATGCTGAACAAGAACGGGGTGTACACCGCCAAGGACATCACCCCGAGTGTTCGCTGGATCAAAGGTGTCGGTCCGAAACGCTATCAGGACCTGGTGCAGTGGCGGGACACCCTCGAACAGTTCTTCCAGTTCAACCCGGCCCTGATTTCTCCCCAGGAATTCGATCTGGTGCGCAGCCAGCTGGATAAGAAACGGGGGACAAAGCTGAAAGCGCTTGAGGCTGCCGTCGCCCAACTGAAGCGGGACCTGCCGGGCTGGCAGGTCGAGGAGGATGCGGCCACCCGGCAGGTCCGGGCCCTGAAACAGCAGTTGGCCCAGTACGAGGCCACCATCGAAACTATCGAGCGCGGCGTTCCCGAGTTGAACTGA
- a CDS encoding PP2C family serine/threonine-protein phosphatase, translating to MGTAHVTTGQPCQDHHLVREVTTGEDQPLLLLVTSDGAGSAAHSDEGSMQACQATVQWLEMRLSDGQEFLDEHDGLTLVASLRTVLENYAEEQDYALRDLACTLNVAAVLPDRAWFLQVGDGAAVVQSASSPLEVVVWPDNGEYANQTYFLTDVAEKHIHTRLIDAVLDRVALMTDGLQTLALSLQQRGPHPPFFEPLFQAVDGLDGMGTEAHQALQGGLERFLNGPNINARTSDDKTLILCSRRAPAEAPALVSPVEPPAQSPSLPAHPPIPPVEPEDAPTEDLPA from the coding sequence ATGGGCACCGCCCATGTGACCACCGGGCAGCCCTGTCAGGACCACCATCTGGTCCGGGAGGTCACGACCGGAGAGGATCAGCCGCTCCTGCTGCTGGTGACTTCGGACGGAGCTGGCAGTGCCGCGCATTCGGACGAAGGCAGCATGCAGGCCTGCCAGGCCACTGTGCAGTGGCTGGAGATGCGCCTGAGTGACGGTCAGGAATTTCTGGACGAGCACGACGGCCTCACACTGGTGGCCAGTCTCCGGACGGTGCTGGAAAATTACGCTGAGGAGCAGGACTACGCCCTGCGCGACCTGGCCTGCACGCTGAACGTCGCGGCTGTCCTTCCCGACCGGGCATGGTTCCTTCAGGTCGGGGACGGCGCGGCCGTCGTGCAGAGCGCCTCCTCGCCGCTGGAAGTGGTGGTCTGGCCGGACAACGGGGAGTATGCCAACCAGACCTATTTCCTGACCGACGTCGCTGAGAAGCACATTCATACCCGCCTGATCGACGCGGTCCTGGACCGGGTGGCGCTGATGACCGACGGGCTGCAGACCCTGGCCCTCTCCCTGCAGCAGCGTGGGCCGCACCCACCGTTCTTCGAACCCCTCTTCCAGGCGGTGGATGGTCTCGACGGGATGGGGACCGAGGCGCATCAGGCCCTTCAGGGAGGGCTGGAACGGTTTCTGAACGGCCCGAACATCAACGCCCGGACGAGTGATGACAAGACGCTCATCCTCTGCAGCCGGCGGGCTCCGGCCGAAGCCCCAGCCCTTGTTTCTCCAGTCGAGCCACCCGCACAATCGCCTTCTCTGCCCGCTCACCCGCCCATCCCCCCTGTGGAACCGGAGGACGCACCTACGGAGGACCTGCCGGCGTGA
- a CDS encoding vWA domain-containing protein has translation MAESEYSQLPFDLAEFAENPEPRCPVLLLIDNSGSMKGEKIRQLNAGLAHFKDDLIDDPLAAARCEIAMVTFGPVREVMDFTSAQHFLPPHLEADGATPLGGAVLHGLEMLKRRKEIIRQGGIGLYRPWVFLITDGAPTDSWSQAAEVVRQGEESKAFAFFSVGVQGADLKMLRNLSTREPLMLDGLKFRELFQWLSASLKSVSRSTPGDTVPLASPAGWAEV, from the coding sequence ATGGCCGAAAGTGAATATTCCCAGCTCCCGTTCGACCTTGCCGAATTCGCTGAGAATCCCGAGCCACGCTGCCCGGTCCTGCTGCTGATCGACAACAGCGGCAGCATGAAGGGTGAAAAGATCAGGCAGCTGAACGCCGGCCTGGCGCACTTCAAGGACGATCTGATCGACGACCCGCTGGCCGCCGCCCGCTGTGAGATCGCGATGGTGACCTTCGGCCCGGTCCGCGAGGTTATGGATTTCACGTCTGCGCAGCACTTCTTGCCTCCTCACCTGGAGGCCGACGGGGCCACGCCGCTGGGAGGCGCAGTGCTGCATGGCCTCGAGATGCTGAAGCGGCGTAAGGAGATCATCCGACAGGGCGGCATCGGTCTGTACCGTCCCTGGGTCTTCCTGATCACGGACGGTGCCCCGACCGACAGCTGGAGTCAGGCAGCCGAGGTGGTCCGTCAGGGCGAGGAAAGCAAAGCCTTCGCTTTTTTCAGCGTCGGGGTCCAGGGCGCCGACCTGAAGATGCTGCGCAACCTGTCGACGCGCGAGCCGCTGATGCTCGACGGGCTCAAGTTCCGTGAGCTGTTCCAATGGCTGTCAGCGAGCCTCAAGAGCGTGTCCCGGAGCACACCTGGAGACACCGTGCCGCTCGCGAGTCCAGCCGGGTGGGCTGAGGTCTGA